In Bubalus bubalis isolate 160015118507 breed Murrah chromosome 3, NDDB_SH_1, whole genome shotgun sequence, a genomic segment contains:
- the CALCOCO2 gene encoding calcium-binding and coiled-coil domain-containing protein 2 isoform X1 — protein sequence MEETVDDPPTSAVLLDHCHFSQVIFNSVEKFYIPGGDITCYYTLTQHFIPRRKDWIGIFRVGWKTTREYYTFMWVTLPVDLNSESAKQQEVQFKAYYLPKDDEYYQFCYVDQDGVVRGASIPFQFRPENEEDILVVTTQGEVEEIEQHNKELCKENRELKDSCVSLQKQNSDMQATLQKKQEELETLKSINKKLEQTMKEQKDCWEIELLQLKEQNQKMSSENEKMGVRVDQLQAQLSNQGREMEKLVQGVQDKTEQLEHLKEENGQLFLSLTEQREHQKKLEQTVEEMKQKETTAAKKQQELTEPRNKKTAVEEQLVQEVERLKAKVEAGKACFLEKYKECQRLHKQIRQLRAATREQNMDLSKRLSENMIIHDVLQREKEKMEKENDYLKRENNRLLSYMGLDCDSLSYQVPTSNQGGTRQDPGLVFGNPYSGIQESSAPSLLSIKKCPTCKSDFAADVFDHNLVLEQHLQTLRLNCPICNKTFPAKEKQIFEDHVFCHTL from the exons ATGGAAGAGACAGTAGACGATCCCCCCACCTCAGCTGTCCTGCTGGACCACTGTCATTTCTCTCAGGTCATCTTTAACAGTGTGGAGAAGTTCTACATCCCTGGGGGGGACATCACGTGCTACTACACCCTCACCCAGCATTTCATTCCCCGTCGAAAGGATTGGATTGGCATCTTTAGA GTTGGATGGAAGACAACCCGCGAGTACTACACCTTCATGTGGGTTACTTTGCCCGTTGACTTAAACAGTGAATCAGCCAAACAGCAGGAAGTCCAATTCAAAG CTTACTACCTGCCCAAGGATGATGAGTATTACCAGTTCTGCTATGTGGATCAGGATGGGGTGGTCCGGGGAGCAAGTATCCCTTTCCAGTTCCgtccagaaaatgaagaggacatcCTGGTTGTTACCACTCAG GGTGAGGTGGAAGAAATTGAGCAGCACAACAAGGAGCTTTGCAAGGAAAACCGGGAGCTGAAGGACAGCTGTGTCAGCCTCCAGAAGCAAAACTCAGACATGCAGGCCACGCTCCAAAAGAAGCAG GAGGAGCTGGAAACCCTGAAGAGCATCAATAAGAAGTTGGAACAGACAATGAAAGAACAGAAGGACTGTTGGGAGATAGAGCTGCTTCA ACTGAAAGAACAAAACCAGAAGATGTCCTCAGAAAATGAGAAGATGGGAGTCAGAGTGGATCAGCTTCAG GCTCAGCTGTCAAATCAAGGGAGAGAAATGGAGAAGCTTGTTCAGGGAGTTCAAGATAAGACAGAGCAGCTGGAGCACCTGAAAGAGGAAAATGGCCAGCTTTTTCTCAGTTTAACTGAACAG AGGGAGCACCAGAAGAAGCTTGAGCAGACAGTGGAGGAGATGAAGCAGAAAGAAACTACTGCAGCGAAGAAACAACAGGAGTTAACG GAGCCTAGGAACAAGAAAACAGCAGTGGAGGAGCAGTTAGTACAAGAGGTGGAACGCCTAAAGGCAAAAGTAGAGGCCGGGAAAGCCTGTTTCTTAGAGAAGTACAAAGAGTGTCAACGTCTCCACAAACAGATCAGGCAACTCAGGGCTGCCACACGG gagCAGAACATGGACCTGTCAAAAAGACTGAGTGAGAACATGATAATACATGATGTtctacagagagagaaagagaaaatggaaaaagaaaatgat TATTTGAAGAGAGAGAACAACAGACTGCTGAGTTACATGGGTCTGGACTGCGACTCTTTATCATATCAAGTGCCCACTTCGAATCAAGGAGGTACAAGACAAGACCCAGGACTTGTCTTTGGAAACCCATATTCTG GTATCCAAGAAAGTTCTGCCCCGAGCCTG cTCTCCATCAAGAAATGCCCCACCTGCAAATCAGACTTTGCTGCTGATGTTTTTGATCACAACTTGGTCTTGGAGCAGCACCTGCAGACCCTTAGATTGAATTGTCCGATATGTAACAAGACCTTCCCAGCAAAAGAGAAGCAGATCTTTGAAGACCATGTGTTCTGCCACACTCTCTAA
- the CALCOCO2 gene encoding calcium-binding and coiled-coil domain-containing protein 2 isoform X3, which produces MEETVDDPPTSAVLLDHCHFSQVIFNSVEKFYIPGGDITCYYTLTQHFIPRRKDWIGIFRVGWKTTREYYTFMWVTLPVDLNSESAKQQEVQFKAYYLPKDDEYYQFCYVDQDGVVRGASIPFQFRPENEEDILVVTTQGEVEEIEQHNKELCKENRELKDSCVSLQKQNSDMQATLQKKQEELETLKSINKKLEQTMKEQKDCWEIELLQLKEQNQKMSSENEKMGVRVDQLQAQLSNQGREMEKLVQGVQDKTEQLEHLKEENGQLFLSLTEQREHQKKLEQTVEEMKQKETTAAKKQQELTEPRNKKTAVEEQLVQEVERLKAKVEAGKACFLEKYKECQRLHKQIRQLRAATREVKQDQKSQQEPMGMGSQEPPVSTVIGSRTWTCQKD; this is translated from the exons ATGGAAGAGACAGTAGACGATCCCCCCACCTCAGCTGTCCTGCTGGACCACTGTCATTTCTCTCAGGTCATCTTTAACAGTGTGGAGAAGTTCTACATCCCTGGGGGGGACATCACGTGCTACTACACCCTCACCCAGCATTTCATTCCCCGTCGAAAGGATTGGATTGGCATCTTTAGA GTTGGATGGAAGACAACCCGCGAGTACTACACCTTCATGTGGGTTACTTTGCCCGTTGACTTAAACAGTGAATCAGCCAAACAGCAGGAAGTCCAATTCAAAG CTTACTACCTGCCCAAGGATGATGAGTATTACCAGTTCTGCTATGTGGATCAGGATGGGGTGGTCCGGGGAGCAAGTATCCCTTTCCAGTTCCgtccagaaaatgaagaggacatcCTGGTTGTTACCACTCAG GGTGAGGTGGAAGAAATTGAGCAGCACAACAAGGAGCTTTGCAAGGAAAACCGGGAGCTGAAGGACAGCTGTGTCAGCCTCCAGAAGCAAAACTCAGACATGCAGGCCACGCTCCAAAAGAAGCAG GAGGAGCTGGAAACCCTGAAGAGCATCAATAAGAAGTTGGAACAGACAATGAAAGAACAGAAGGACTGTTGGGAGATAGAGCTGCTTCA ACTGAAAGAACAAAACCAGAAGATGTCCTCAGAAAATGAGAAGATGGGAGTCAGAGTGGATCAGCTTCAG GCTCAGCTGTCAAATCAAGGGAGAGAAATGGAGAAGCTTGTTCAGGGAGTTCAAGATAAGACAGAGCAGCTGGAGCACCTGAAAGAGGAAAATGGCCAGCTTTTTCTCAGTTTAACTGAACAG AGGGAGCACCAGAAGAAGCTTGAGCAGACAGTGGAGGAGATGAAGCAGAAAGAAACTACTGCAGCGAAGAAACAACAGGAGTTAACG GAGCCTAGGAACAAGAAAACAGCAGTGGAGGAGCAGTTAGTACAAGAGGTGGAACGCCTAAAGGCAAAAGTAGAGGCCGGGAAAGCCTGTTTCTTAGAGAAGTACAAAGAGTGTCAACGTCTCCACAAACAGATCAGGCAACTCAGGGCTGCCACACGG GAAGTGAAGCAGGACCAGAAGAGCCAGCAGGAGCCAATGGGGATGGGGAGCCAGGAGCCTCCAGTCAGCACTGTCATCGG gagCAGAACATGGACCTGTCAAAAAGACTGA
- the CALCOCO2 gene encoding calcium-binding and coiled-coil domain-containing protein 2 isoform X2: MEETVDDPPTSAVLLDHCHFSQVIFNSVEKFYIPGGDITCYYTLTQHFIPRRKDWIGIFRVGWKTTREYYTFMWVTLPVDLNSESAKQQEVQFKAYYLPKDDEYYQFCYVDQDGVVRGASIPFQFRPENEEDILVVTTQGEVEEIEQHNKELCKENRELKDSCVSLQKQNSDMQATLQKKQEELETLKSINKKLEQTMKEQKDCWEIELLQLKEQNQKMSSENEKMGVRVDQLQAQLSNQGREMEKLVQGVQDKTEQLEHLKEENGQLFLSLTEQREHQKKLEQTVEEMKQKETTAAKKQQELTEQNMDLSKRLSENMIIHDVLQREKEKMEKENDYLKRENNRLLSYMGLDCDSLSYQVPTSNQGGTRQDPGLVFGNPYSGIQESSAPSLLSIKKCPTCKSDFAADVFDHNLVLEQHLQTLRLNCPICNKTFPAKEKQIFEDHVFCHTL, encoded by the exons ATGGAAGAGACAGTAGACGATCCCCCCACCTCAGCTGTCCTGCTGGACCACTGTCATTTCTCTCAGGTCATCTTTAACAGTGTGGAGAAGTTCTACATCCCTGGGGGGGACATCACGTGCTACTACACCCTCACCCAGCATTTCATTCCCCGTCGAAAGGATTGGATTGGCATCTTTAGA GTTGGATGGAAGACAACCCGCGAGTACTACACCTTCATGTGGGTTACTTTGCCCGTTGACTTAAACAGTGAATCAGCCAAACAGCAGGAAGTCCAATTCAAAG CTTACTACCTGCCCAAGGATGATGAGTATTACCAGTTCTGCTATGTGGATCAGGATGGGGTGGTCCGGGGAGCAAGTATCCCTTTCCAGTTCCgtccagaaaatgaagaggacatcCTGGTTGTTACCACTCAG GGTGAGGTGGAAGAAATTGAGCAGCACAACAAGGAGCTTTGCAAGGAAAACCGGGAGCTGAAGGACAGCTGTGTCAGCCTCCAGAAGCAAAACTCAGACATGCAGGCCACGCTCCAAAAGAAGCAG GAGGAGCTGGAAACCCTGAAGAGCATCAATAAGAAGTTGGAACAGACAATGAAAGAACAGAAGGACTGTTGGGAGATAGAGCTGCTTCA ACTGAAAGAACAAAACCAGAAGATGTCCTCAGAAAATGAGAAGATGGGAGTCAGAGTGGATCAGCTTCAG GCTCAGCTGTCAAATCAAGGGAGAGAAATGGAGAAGCTTGTTCAGGGAGTTCAAGATAAGACAGAGCAGCTGGAGCACCTGAAAGAGGAAAATGGCCAGCTTTTTCTCAGTTTAACTGAACAG AGGGAGCACCAGAAGAAGCTTGAGCAGACAGTGGAGGAGATGAAGCAGAAAGAAACTACTGCAGCGAAGAAACAACAGGAGTTAACG gagCAGAACATGGACCTGTCAAAAAGACTGAGTGAGAACATGATAATACATGATGTtctacagagagagaaagagaaaatggaaaaagaaaatgat TATTTGAAGAGAGAGAACAACAGACTGCTGAGTTACATGGGTCTGGACTGCGACTCTTTATCATATCAAGTGCCCACTTCGAATCAAGGAGGTACAAGACAAGACCCAGGACTTGTCTTTGGAAACCCATATTCTG GTATCCAAGAAAGTTCTGCCCCGAGCCTG cTCTCCATCAAGAAATGCCCCACCTGCAAATCAGACTTTGCTGCTGATGTTTTTGATCACAACTTGGTCTTGGAGCAGCACCTGCAGACCCTTAGATTGAATTGTCCGATATGTAACAAGACCTTCCCAGCAAAAGAGAAGCAGATCTTTGAAGACCATGTGTTCTGCCACACTCTCTAA